A window of Hordeum vulgare subsp. vulgare chromosome 5H, MorexV3_pseudomolecules_assembly, whole genome shotgun sequence genomic DNA:
TGTTAACCATGAATGTGGACTCTTTGCATGCCGAGACAAGAATGATCATGCAATCTGTCCGCTATGAAATGTTGCAATGGCAAAAAAATCAGGTGACAATGATAGAGAGGAGATGGACGCCAAGGCGGTCTACGCGGCAGCGACGATGGCACCTTGATTGTGAGCAGATGACTAGGATTGCCGATCCGGAAGGGCGAAAAATTACACGTACTGTCAAACTAATGTTATATTGGTTTTTGACATGTAAAAACTAAACATACTTGCCTCTTTTTGGTTGTGATTGGACCTGCAATTTTTTTTTTTGTTGTGATTGAGCATGCGATTCGACTTTGGTGTGATCTGACAAACTGTATAGGTCATACTGTATTTGAACTTAAAATTTATCTTTTACTAACAGACATATATATGATAATATTGAATGACGGCCTTTTTCATTGGTATCTATGGACTGATCCCTTACTCACGGGCGGATGCGAGGTAAAGTTTGCTGTCGTCGTTGGAGATGCTTTAAGGAAGCTTAATCCAGGAAGTTTTCAGAAGTTGTCAGACTTCATAACACGCCCTAATAAAACTAAAGAGCTTTTAGCTGCTGATAATAGTTATGTTTATTctaaaaaataaataataataatagtagtgATGTTTAACGATCAAATCTTCTTTCTAGAAATCAAGCATGTACGTATGCATTACAgcaaacaaaagtagcaacgtcgACAATTCAAAGACACGACGAGGAAGGACGCCGGCGGTGGCCTTTCTTGAGCCCAAGCACGCCGAGCAGAGCCCTCACGATGCCTCCCGCCTCCGCCGTACACGACGACCTCCTCCCCTTCCGCTGCAACGGCGACTGgtacgacggcggcggcgagaggGGTGGAAGCAGCAGCGTGGCACCACCAGTCGCCCCTGTGGTGGCAGGGGGCGACTCTGTTCCCGGTGATGAGACGTCGGCCGTGCCCCTCTTTGGCGTGCCGGGCACGGACTCCCAGAGGAACGGCACGGCGCCGGCGCGCAGGCTGTAGTACACCCTGAAGGACGCGTTCGTCACGCTCGACCGCTCACTCATCGACGCCGCCCTGCCGTCGCCGTCGCAGCCTCTGCCGGCGGAGGTCGGCCTGAGCGCCGGTTGCTGCTTTGAGCCCATCCCTGCTCTGCTGCAGGCTTTTCTCTGAAGTCTGAACTGGAGCTGCTGGTACAATAATGGTCGGAGAGCCTGGGTTTAATAATGCATTGCGGTACTACGAGAGTGTGAGCTGCAAGCCTCGGTCTTGTTAACGACTGACTACAAGCCTGCATCCACTGATAATGACCAGCTGATGCTGCACCGTCAGATTGGCTTTGACAACAAGTTTCTCCTGCCCCGCTTAATTTGTTTCTTGATTGAAGCTTTGCTGCTTAACCATCACGATTTATTTCTCCAGTTCTGTTCAGTACTATACTGCTTACCTCTTTTCTGAACTGCACTACTTACTTTCTGACAATGCCACCTCACCTAAAGCACATCAAAAAGGAGATGGAACCTTTGCTGTTTTCGCATTGAAATGAGGTTGTGATTAAATGCCGTAACGACGGATCAATCACCCAACTAATAATTAAGTGAAAGAAGCCACCCGGCCGGACCAAGTCCTTAAAGAAGAGGAACTGTATTGTAGTAGGTCGTCCGATGCTTTGTCTGACGCTGAACTTGCTGCCCGTGAGATGAATCGTTCTGCTCGAAGTGGAAGAGAGGTACCGTTTCTAGTACACTTGAGAGACTTTATCACCTCCCTCCCGTTGTTACTTGTTAGTCAATGCTGCAGAAGGTTAGGTCATCTAACCTTAGTACTATTTGACTGATTGATTGCTGCAAGTTATGGTCAAGTTAATTTAGCAGGGAACCTTCAACttcaagtcagaaatcaacattcACAAAACGGGAGGCCTTTACAGCTGGAATGTGAAGATCTCCAAAATTAAAAAGCATTAGGGCATCTCAACACGGTACATCAACTTGGGCACATAAAGCTTCCACCGTTCCACGGACAGAAGATAGGGGGCTATCATCCTACCCGATGCATCAACACACCTTGTGGagtggagagaggagagagaagagagggaGGGATAAAAAAAATTGGTTTGTGATGGGTCCAAGGCTTTTTGTCCGTGGGCGTTTGATGTACCCCATTGGATGGGAAAAAAAGGCGAACCGTTAGATCCAGACATTTAGAAGCCACTTGATGCACCCGTTGGAGATGCCTTTATATATGTCCCTAGTTATATGATCTCGTTTGAACACAAATTCTAGAACATATATGGATCAGCGTTGTCTGAATTTCCGACAGACTCATAGCAAACAAAATATGGTAAACTTTAGGTAACAAACAAAGCATGCTAGTGCACTCTCGTTTGCAATGATGAACTAACTAAACACATACTTGTCTCACTGTAGtcttgaaatatttctaagattGTTAGGCCGCACAACAACAATAAAATGCACCAATTACCTGACATGATAAATGCGCACATCGCAACCACTACCAACTTGTAATGAATCTTAAGTAGAACTTCAATAAACAAGTAAGAAATGGGATAGTAAAATAACATGCAAAATTGACAAACATGATTTATGTCAGAAAGCCTCCTTGAGACGAGGAATAAAAATCATGGGACCAACCATTCCACATCTTTCAGGGAAATCTTAAGTGGAAGAAAAACTTAAAGAAAATAGGGATTTTGGTTGGTTGAGTAGATTTATTAGGACATTGCCCTACGATCTTTTATGGTGGTTCAAATCAAAATACCTTTgattgcctctgtttttagtaTAGTTGTCTTGCACTCAATGCCAATCTTAGATCTAGTCAAATCCTATAAAATACATTCTAAGAGCTTGAGATAGATAACAACCTGAAAACTTGTAGGTATGTGTTACCATTGATGTTCCACTTGAAGAAAAGTGACTATGCCtgaaataaaataagaagaaataTTAGTCTGCTCGGCGGGTTTTGTCATAATCCACCAAAATCAAAATAGGGGTATCTGAAAGGACCGAGATGAACtttgggtgaatag
This region includes:
- the LOC123399163 gene encoding uncharacterized protein LOC123399163 codes for the protein MGSKQQPALRPTSAGRGCDGDGRAASMSERSSVTNASFRVYYSLRAGAVPFLWESVPGTPKRGTADVSSPGTESPPATTGATGGATLLLPPLSPPPSYQSPLQRKGRRSSCTAEAGGIVRALLGVLGLKKGHRRRPSSSCL